A stretch of Carya illinoinensis cultivar Pawnee chromosome 14, C.illinoinensisPawnee_v1, whole genome shotgun sequence DNA encodes these proteins:
- the LOC122293773 gene encoding uncharacterized protein LOC122293773, protein MHALWVCPATNDIWAVEEGYVQKWGQTEEEFMVFWEKLMDKLSMKKKEEMVVLLRRVWLHRNEFVFEKKLGCPKTLVKTAIESLLDYKTTQSPTKLVAKGQSSSERRGMRWEKPEDGWVKVNWDASLNLKERRMGAGIIIRDEQGEALVAVCDQKANVVSPVVAECFVLRMAVELCSELNIHKAIFEGDA, encoded by the coding sequence ATGCATGCATTATGGGTTTGTCCAGCAACCAATGACATATGGGCTGTGGAAGAAGGATATGTGCAGAAATGGGGACAAACAGAGGAGGAATTCATGGTGTTTTGGGAAAAGTTAATGGATAAGCTGagcatgaagaagaaagaagaaatggtTGTGTTGCTTAGAAGAGTTTGGCTTCACAGGAATGAATTTGTTTTCGAAAAAAAGCTAGGATGTCCCAAGACATTGGTGAAGACAGCTATAGAAAGCTTACTTGACTACAAGACAACTCAGTCTCCTACAAAACTAGTGGCTAAAGGGCAGAGCAGCAGTGAGAGAAGAGGCATGAGATGGGAGAAACCAGAGGATGGGTGGGTGAAGGTGAACTGGGATGCTTCACTAAACTTGAAAGAGAGAAGGATGGGGGCAGGGATTATAATTAGAGATGAGCAGGGTGAAGCCTTAGTTGCTGTTTGTGATCAAAAGGCCAATGTTGTTAGCCCAGTGGTTGCAGAATGTTTTGTTTTGAGGATGGCAGTAGAGCTGTGCAGTGAACTGAACATACATAAGGCTATTTTCGAAGGAGATGCATAA